In Phreatobacter aquaticus, a single genomic region encodes these proteins:
- a CDS encoding aminotransferase-like domain-containing protein, whose translation MDDRDFQRRATRTDRIVGDIAALIDNGALKPGERVASVRRAAADQGVSKNTMAEAYDRLVASGHLVARAGSGYFVAIDARPPSLAPRANVAEALDLVSLLREQFEQHYEVRPGDGRPPPSWMENSELGAHFGGRKWHRGETVEHGYGSSWGYRPLRERIAVSLGHRSIKAAPEQILLTLGANHALDLIVRQLIEPGDTVFVDDPGYYPLFGKLKLAKARVVGIKRGMDGPCLQDLQAKLTQERPKVFFTQSLAHNPTGGGLSPAAAYGVLQAAHRHGFLIVEDDPFADILPANAPRLAALDQLDRVIYVGTFSKTLSASLRVGYLAASPALAGTLTDIKMLSVAATSQYVERFVFDLIAGGHYLRHLRRLRARIESATEAALGDLAGLGLSIQRPDGGFYLWARLPEGTDEIALCRQAAAESIFLAPGQVFSPERDSDRNPAIRINVAHASDQRFLDFLSRTLRSTVQRVAVHRIGNSL comes from the coding sequence GTGGATGACCGGGATTTCCAGCGCCGGGCGACGCGAACCGACAGGATCGTCGGTGATATCGCGGCCTTGATCGACAACGGCGCGCTGAAGCCCGGCGAGCGGGTGGCTTCGGTGCGGCGAGCCGCGGCTGACCAGGGCGTCTCCAAGAACACGATGGCAGAAGCCTATGACAGGCTGGTCGCCTCCGGCCATCTCGTGGCACGTGCGGGTTCCGGCTATTTCGTCGCCATCGATGCGCGGCCTCCGAGCCTGGCTCCCCGTGCCAATGTGGCCGAGGCGCTCGATCTGGTCTCGCTTCTGCGCGAGCAGTTCGAGCAGCACTACGAAGTTCGCCCCGGTGACGGCCGGCCACCGCCGAGCTGGATGGAAAACTCCGAGCTCGGTGCGCATTTCGGCGGCCGGAAATGGCATCGCGGCGAAACGGTCGAGCACGGCTATGGCAGTTCATGGGGCTACCGCCCGCTGCGCGAACGCATCGCCGTATCGCTCGGCCACAGGTCGATCAAGGCCGCGCCGGAGCAGATTCTGCTGACACTCGGGGCCAACCACGCACTGGACCTGATCGTGCGCCAGTTGATCGAACCCGGCGATACCGTGTTCGTCGATGACCCCGGATATTACCCCCTCTTCGGCAAGCTGAAGCTCGCGAAGGCCAGGGTTGTCGGGATCAAGCGAGGCATGGATGGCCCTTGCCTACAGGACCTCCAGGCGAAGCTCACGCAGGAACGTCCCAAGGTGTTCTTCACCCAATCGCTGGCCCACAACCCGACTGGCGGAGGCCTGTCGCCTGCAGCCGCCTATGGGGTGCTGCAGGCTGCCCATCGCCACGGCTTCCTGATCGTCGAGGACGATCCGTTCGCAGATATCCTGCCGGCCAATGCTCCGCGTCTTGCCGCTCTCGATCAGTTGGATCGCGTGATCTATGTCGGCACCTTCTCGAAGACTCTGTCGGCTTCGCTGCGAGTTGGCTATCTCGCGGCCTCACCCGCGCTCGCCGGTACCCTGACGGACATCAAGATGCTGTCGGTTGCCGCAACCTCCCAATATGTCGAGCGCTTCGTCTTCGACCTGATCGCCGGAGGGCACTATCTCCGCCATCTGCGCCGGCTGCGGGCGCGCATCGAGAGCGCGACCGAAGCAGCGCTCGGCGATCTGGCAGGCCTGGGTCTCAGCATCCAGCGCCCGGATGGCGGCTTCTATCTCTGGGCTCGGCTGCCGGAAGGCACGGATGAGATCGCGCTCTGCCGGCAAGCGGCAGCCGAGAGCATCTTCCTGGCGCCAGGTCAGGTCTTCTCGCCAGAGCGGGACAGCGACCGCAACCCGGCTATCCGGATCAACGTTGCCCATGCCAGCGATCAGCGCTTCCTGGACTTTCTGTCTCGCACCTTGCGTTCGACGGTTCAACGCGTCGCCGTCCATAGGATTGGAAACAGCTTGTGA
- the ilvD gene encoding dihydroxy-acid dehydratase, which yields MPVYRSRTTTHGRNMAGARGLWRATGMKDGDFGKPIIAVVNSFTQFVPGHVHLKDLGQLVAAEIEKAGGVAKEFNTIAVDDGIAMGHDGMLYSLPSREIIADSVEYMVNAHCADAMVCISNCDKITPGMLMASLRLNIPTVFVSGGPMEAGKFIAEGVLKKVDLVDAMVAAADDRISDAVVDVIERSACPTCGSCSGMFTANSMNCLTEALGLALPGNGSVLATHADRKRLFVEAGHLIVDLARRHYEQDDFSVLPRSIASFKAFENAMTLDIAMGGSTNTVLHLLAAAYEGEIDFTMEDIDRLSRRVPVLCKVAPSVANVHMEDVHRAGGIMAILGELARAGLIHTDLPTVHSESMAAAIGRWDVAVTDSESVRTFFSAAPGGVPTQVAFSQNRRFEQLDLDREKGVIRKAEHAYSKDGGLAVLSGNIALDGCIVKTAGVDASILKFSGPARVFESQDASVDAILTNKIKAGDVVVIRYEGPRGGPGMQEMLYPTSYLKSKGLGKACALITDGRFSGGTSGLSIGHASPEAAEGGAIGLVEEGDIIDIDIPNRTIGVRISDEELTRRRAAMEAKGKDAWKPAAPRKRKVTTALKAYAALTTSAAKGAVRVVD from the coding sequence ATGCCAGTCTATCGCTCCCGCACGACCACCCATGGCCGCAACATGGCCGGCGCCCGCGGCCTGTGGCGCGCAACCGGCATGAAGGACGGCGATTTCGGCAAGCCGATCATCGCAGTGGTCAACTCGTTCACCCAGTTCGTTCCTGGCCACGTGCACCTGAAGGACCTTGGCCAGCTGGTGGCGGCGGAGATCGAGAAGGCGGGCGGTGTCGCCAAGGAATTCAACACGATCGCGGTCGATGACGGCATCGCCATGGGCCATGACGGCATGCTCTATTCGCTGCCGTCGCGCGAGATCATCGCCGACAGCGTCGAGTACATGGTCAACGCGCATTGCGCGGACGCGATGGTGTGTATCTCGAACTGCGACAAGATCACGCCCGGCATGCTGATGGCATCGCTGCGGCTCAACATCCCGACGGTCTTCGTGTCTGGCGGGCCGATGGAAGCCGGCAAGTTCATTGCCGAGGGCGTGCTGAAGAAGGTCGACCTCGTCGATGCCATGGTTGCCGCGGCGGACGACCGCATTTCCGATGCGGTCGTGGACGTCATCGAACGCTCGGCCTGCCCGACCTGCGGCTCCTGCTCGGGCATGTTCACCGCCAATTCGATGAACTGCCTCACCGAGGCCCTGGGTCTTGCCCTGCCCGGCAATGGCTCTGTCCTAGCAACCCACGCCGACCGCAAGCGCCTGTTCGTCGAGGCCGGCCACCTGATCGTCGATCTTGCCCGCCGCCACTACGAGCAGGACGACTTCTCGGTGCTGCCGCGCTCGATCGCCTCGTTCAAGGCCTTCGAGAATGCCATGACCCTCGACATCGCCATGGGCGGCTCGACCAATACCGTCCTGCACCTTCTGGCTGCAGCCTATGAGGGCGAGATCGACTTCACGATGGAGGACATCGACCGTCTGTCGCGCCGGGTTCCGGTTCTCTGCAAGGTCGCTCCCTCGGTTGCCAATGTGCACATGGAAGACGTGCACCGCGCCGGCGGCATCATGGCGATCCTTGGTGAACTCGCGCGCGCCGGGCTGATCCACACCGACCTGCCGACAGTTCACAGTGAAAGCATGGCCGCAGCCATCGGGCGTTGGGACGTCGCGGTGACCGACAGCGAGAGCGTCCGTACATTCTTCAGCGCGGCCCCCGGCGGCGTGCCGACGCAGGTCGCCTTCAGCCAGAACCGGCGCTTCGAACAGCTCGATCTCGACCGCGAGAAGGGCGTGATCCGCAAAGCCGAGCATGCCTATTCGAAGGACGGCGGCCTTGCCGTGCTCTCCGGCAATATCGCGCTCGACGGCTGCATCGTGAAGACGGCCGGTGTCGATGCGTCGATCCTGAAGTTTTCAGGCCCCGCCCGGGTGTTCGAGAGCCAGGACGCGTCCGTCGACGCGATCCTGACCAACAAGATCAAAGCCGGCGACGTGGTGGTGATCCGCTATGAGGGACCGCGCGGTGGCCCCGGCATGCAGGAAATGCTCTATCCGACGAGCTATCTGAAGTCGAAGGGCCTTGGAAAGGCCTGCGCCCTGATCACCGACGGTCGGTTCTCAGGTGGGACGTCAGGTCTGTCCATCGGCCATGCCTCGCCGGAAGCGGCCGAGGGCGGCGCAATTGGCCTGGTCGAAGAAGGCGATATCATCGACATCGATATCCCCAACCGCACGATTGGGGTGCGCATATCGGACGAGGAACTCACCCGCCGCCGGGCCGCGATGGAGGCGAAGGGCAAGGATGCCTGGAAGCCGGCGGCACCGCGCAAGCGCAAGGTGACCACCGCGCTCAAGGCCTATGCGGCTCTCACCACGAGCGCCGCCAAGGGCGCCGTGCGGGTGGTCGATTGA
- a CDS encoding efflux RND transporter permease subunit produces MPQFFIDRPIFAWVVSILIMLAGIIAIPQLPIAQYPDVAPPQITVNTAYPGASPEDAYQAVTRPIEEELNGIEGLLYFESVADTTGSISITVTFKPGTNGAAAAVEVQNRVRRVEPRLPRSVSQQGVQVDQARSNFLMVVTLTSTDGSMDDIGLGDYMSRNLLGEIRRVPGVGRAQLFATERSMRIWMDPDRMVGLNLTASDIVTAVTAQNAQVAAGSIGALPNPVNQQVTATVMVKGQLSSPDEFGSIVLRANRDGSLVRLRDVARIEVGGQSYATSARLNGKPAAAIGVQLAPTGNAMATSEAVKARMAELARFFPPGVEHAVPYDTSPFVKVSIEKVLHTLAEAMVLVFLVMFLFLQNLRYTLIPAIVVPVALLGTCAVMYVTGFSINVLTMFAMVLAIGILVDDAIVVVENVERIMSEEGLPPREATRKAMGQITSAVIGISVVLVSVFIPLAFFPGAVGVIYKQFSLTMVVSILFSAFLALSLTPALAATFLKPVEAGHHHEKRGFFGWFNRGFNKTSRGYSSVVGHLVRRGGRYMVIYLILLAGMGYLYLRLPTSFLPNEDQGYVIVNFQAPSDATVNRTMVAIERAEKQFASEPAVDRIVTVKGFSFFGLGQNAALAFVTLKDWSVRGPRDVASAIALRGTIALSQVRDAIVFGLSPPPIQGLGNSNGFSFRLQARAGQTQQQLAAARDQLLAGAMRSRILTQVFVEGLPDAAQVSLIIDREKANTFGVTFADINSTITTNLGSAYINDFPNAGRLQRVLVQATAENRMQTAEMLNLNVRNANGGMVPLSAFSRIEWQRGPSQIIGYNGYPSIRISGASAPGYSSGDAINEMQRLAAELPPGFGYEWTGQSLQEIQSGSQAPLLLAISCILVFLCLAALYESWSIPISVIMVVPLGIIGSVLAVTLRDMPNDVYFKVGLIAIIGLSAKNAILIIEFAKDLRAEGKGLIEATIEASHLRFRPIIMTSMAFALGVLPLAIATGASAGSQKAIGTGVLGGMISATVLAVFFVPIFFVVVSRLFGGGKKNDGPENKVEPAPPGPSSDH; encoded by the coding sequence ATGCCCCAGTTTTTCATCGACCGGCCGATCTTCGCCTGGGTCGTCTCGATCCTGATCATGCTCGCCGGCATCATCGCGATACCGCAATTGCCGATCGCGCAATATCCGGACGTCGCGCCGCCGCAGATCACCGTCAACACGGCCTATCCGGGCGCCTCGCCCGAGGACGCCTACCAGGCCGTGACGCGACCGATCGAGGAAGAGCTGAACGGCATCGAGGGACTGCTCTATTTCGAGTCGGTCGCCGACACGACCGGCTCCATCAGCATCACCGTCACTTTCAAGCCCGGGACCAATGGCGCCGCAGCGGCCGTCGAGGTCCAGAACCGCGTGCGCCGCGTCGAACCCCGCCTGCCGCGCTCTGTGAGCCAGCAGGGCGTGCAGGTCGACCAGGCTCGCTCCAACTTCCTCATGGTTGTGACCCTCACCTCCACCGACGGGTCGATGGATGATATCGGCCTCGGCGACTACATGAGCCGGAACCTGCTCGGCGAGATCCGCCGCGTCCCCGGCGTCGGGCGCGCCCAGCTCTTCGCAACCGAGCGCTCGATGCGCATCTGGATGGATCCCGACCGCATGGTCGGCCTCAACCTGACCGCATCCGACATCGTCACCGCAGTGACCGCCCAGAATGCCCAGGTTGCCGCCGGCAGCATCGGCGCCTTGCCCAACCCGGTGAACCAGCAGGTCACGGCGACGGTCATGGTCAAGGGCCAATTGTCGTCCCCGGACGAGTTCGGATCGATCGTGCTGCGCGCCAACCGCGACGGCTCGCTCGTGCGGTTGCGCGACGTCGCGCGCATCGAGGTCGGCGGCCAGTCCTATGCGACTTCGGCGCGTCTCAACGGCAAGCCCGCGGCAGCCATCGGCGTCCAGCTGGCGCCCACCGGCAATGCCATGGCGACCTCCGAGGCGGTGAAGGCGCGCATGGCCGAACTCGCCCGCTTCTTCCCCCCGGGTGTCGAACATGCCGTGCCCTACGACACATCGCCGTTCGTGAAGGTGTCGATCGAGAAGGTTCTGCACACGCTGGCGGAAGCCATGGTGCTGGTCTTCCTGGTGATGTTCCTGTTCCTGCAGAACCTGCGCTACACGCTGATCCCGGCCATCGTCGTGCCGGTGGCGCTGCTCGGCACCTGCGCCGTCATGTATGTGACGGGCTTCTCCATCAACGTGCTCACCATGTTCGCCATGGTTCTGGCCATCGGCATCCTCGTCGATGACGCGATCGTCGTGGTGGAGAACGTCGAACGGATCATGTCCGAAGAGGGCCTGCCACCGCGCGAGGCCACCCGCAAGGCCATGGGCCAGATCACCAGCGCCGTCATCGGCATCTCGGTGGTGCTGGTGTCAGTGTTCATCCCGCTCGCCTTCTTCCCTGGCGCCGTCGGTGTCATCTACAAACAGTTCAGCCTCACCATGGTGGTGTCGATCCTGTTCTCCGCCTTCCTGGCGTTGAGCCTGACGCCCGCCCTTGCCGCCACCTTCCTGAAGCCGGTCGAAGCCGGCCACCACCACGAGAAACGCGGCTTCTTCGGCTGGTTCAACCGGGGCTTCAACAAGACCTCGCGTGGCTACAGCAGCGTCGTCGGCCATCTGGTCCGGCGCGGCGGACGCTACATGGTGATCTATCTGATCCTCCTCGCGGGCATGGGCTATCTCTATCTGCGCCTGCCCACGTCGTTCCTGCCGAACGAGGACCAGGGCTATGTCATCGTCAATTTCCAGGCCCCGTCGGACGCAACCGTCAATCGTACGATGGTGGCTATCGAGAGGGCGGAGAAGCAGTTCGCCTCGGAACCGGCGGTCGACCGCATCGTCACCGTCAAGGGGTTCAGCTTCTTCGGCCTCGGCCAGAACGCGGCGCTGGCTTTCGTCACCCTGAAGGACTGGAGTGTACGCGGTCCGCGCGACGTGGCCTCTGCCATCGCTCTGCGCGGCACGATTGCGCTCAGCCAGGTGCGTGATGCCATCGTCTTCGGCCTGTCGCCGCCGCCGATCCAGGGCCTGGGCAATTCCAATGGTTTCTCTTTCCGGCTGCAGGCTCGCGCCGGCCAGACGCAGCAGCAGCTTGCCGCCGCGCGCGACCAGTTGCTCGCCGGTGCCATGCGCAGCCGCATCCTGACACAGGTCTTCGTCGAAGGCCTGCCGGATGCCGCACAGGTCAGCCTGATCATCGACCGCGAGAAGGCCAACACGTTCGGGGTCACCTTCGCCGACATCAACTCGACGATCACAACCAATCTCGGCTCCGCCTATATCAACGACTTCCCGAATGCCGGCCGCCTGCAGCGCGTGCTGGTCCAGGCCACCGCCGAAAATCGCATGCAGACCGCCGAGATGCTCAATCTCAACGTGCGCAATGCCAATGGCGGCATGGTGCCGCTGTCGGCCTTCTCGCGGATCGAGTGGCAGCGCGGACCCTCGCAGATCATCGGCTACAACGGCTATCCCTCGATCCGCATCAGCGGCGCCTCCGCCCCGGGCTATTCGTCGGGCGATGCGATCAACGAGATGCAGCGACTGGCAGCCGAACTGCCGCCGGGATTCGGCTACGAGTGGACCGGGCAGTCGCTGCAGGAAATCCAGTCGGGATCGCAGGCACCGCTCCTGCTCGCGATCTCCTGCATACTGGTGTTCCTGTGCCTTGCGGCGCTCTATGAAAGCTGGTCGATCCCGATCTCGGTGATCATGGTGGTGCCGCTCGGCATCATCGGGTCGGTTTTGGCTGTCACCCTGCGTGACATGCCGAACGACGTCTATTTCAAGGTCGGTCTGATCGCGATCATCGGGCTTTCGGCCAAGAATGCCATTCTCATCATCGAGTTCGCCAAGGATCTGCGCGCGGAGGGCAAGGGTCTGATCGAGGCGACCATCGAGGCCTCGCATCTCCGGTTCCGACCGATCATCATGACGTCGATGGCCTTTGCTCTCGGCGTGCTGCCGCTGGCGATCGCAACCGGTGCGTCCGCGGGCAGCCAGAAGGCCATCGGCACCGGCGTGCTGGGCGGCATGATCTCGGCGACTGTCCTTGCCGTGTTCTTCGTCCCGATCTTCTTCGTCGTCGTGTCGAGACTTTTCGGCGGCGGCAAGAAGAACGACGGACCAGAGAACAAGGTGGAGCCGGCGCCCCCGGGCCCCAGTTCGGATCACTGA
- a CDS encoding aspartate racemase/maleate isomerase family protein, with the protein MQADNWGVVARIGIFIVATEVVPEAEWWAMAPQGVSVHAARVSASAPWATWRDDRSGVDLAPDMVRGCSAFQQVRPSVAVLAHSSSSFVGGPGWDDAVIAEMVARLSPQTTATTNGLDLRLALARLGLARPFLVMPAWMTDRLVESAVAYFAAFGLSIASAWRHQPASQWQGIAPQDLYGRGMAIDQETDSLLDQVCRHCPPEADSVLLAGTGLRCAGIIDAIEARLKRPVVTANQASLWRALEVSGCRRPIEGYGTLLRA; encoded by the coding sequence ATGCAGGCGGACAATTGGGGCGTTGTAGCCCGTATCGGCATCTTCATCGTCGCGACTGAGGTCGTGCCCGAGGCCGAATGGTGGGCCATGGCTCCGCAGGGCGTATCGGTTCATGCCGCTCGGGTATCCGCTTCCGCGCCCTGGGCCACCTGGCGCGATGACCGAAGCGGGGTCGATCTCGCACCCGACATGGTGCGGGGTTGCAGTGCGTTCCAGCAGGTTCGCCCGTCCGTGGCGGTTTTGGCCCATTCATCGAGCAGCTTTGTCGGCGGCCCAGGGTGGGACGATGCCGTGATCGCCGAGATGGTTGCGCGCCTGTCACCCCAGACAACGGCCACGACCAACGGCCTTGATCTGCGTCTGGCGCTAGCCCGGTTGGGCCTCGCCCGTCCATTCCTTGTCATGCCGGCCTGGATGACCGACCGGCTCGTCGAGAGCGCCGTCGCCTATTTTGCGGCCTTTGGTTTGTCGATCGCCTCGGCCTGGCGCCACCAGCCGGCAAGCCAATGGCAGGGCATTGCGCCGCAGGATCTCTACGGTCGCGGCATGGCGATCGACCAGGAGACGGACAGCCTGCTTGATCAGGTCTGCCGGCATTGCCCACCAGAGGCAGACAGCGTTCTACTGGCCGGCACGGGCCTGCGCTGTGCAGGGATCATTGATGCCATCGAAGCGCGGCTGAAGCGCCCTGTCGTGACCGCCAATCAGGCAAGCCTCTGGCGGGCGCTTGAGGTCTCAGGGTGCCGGAGGCCGATCGAAGGCTACGGCACCCTCCTGAGGGCGTAG
- a CDS encoding Bug family tripartite tricarboxylate transporter substrate binding protein, translating to MSEITGKPAGTPHALLDRRAFVGAALSAPLALPASEALAQAASTDWPARAVTIVEGYPPGGLTDVTSRIVAEHMARTLNASVVVENRPGAATSVAATGVARAQPDGYTLLMGTTTLAINRTLQPNLTPREPDKELAPIGMVFRTAFILHVHPSLPVKTVGELVAHCKANPGKIAFGSPGTGSVSHLCLEIFKAQAGIDILHVPYRGGGGAALDLQAGRIHAVFQGVQEAMAFIQAGNTRGLGVSVKSGVPLFPDLPPIANTVPGFGEVTFWQGLFAPAATPPAIIAKVGDALSKATEDPALRARLAAQGIDVLTGDAAALRAMLASETQRWGDVIRTANIKLE from the coding sequence ATGTCTGAGATCACCGGCAAGCCCGCGGGCACACCGCATGCGCTGCTCGACCGTCGCGCCTTTGTTGGCGCCGCGCTCTCCGCACCTCTGGCGCTGCCGGCGTCAGAAGCCTTGGCGCAGGCGGCATCAACCGACTGGCCGGCACGCGCCGTTACCATCGTGGAAGGCTACCCGCCGGGCGGCCTCACGGATGTCACGAGCCGGATTGTCGCCGAGCATATGGCCCGGACCCTCAATGCATCGGTCGTCGTCGAAAACCGGCCGGGCGCTGCGACCTCGGTGGCTGCGACCGGCGTCGCACGGGCCCAGCCCGATGGCTACACGCTGCTGATGGGCACGACGACGCTGGCGATCAACCGGACGCTCCAGCCCAATCTGACGCCCCGCGAGCCGGACAAGGAACTGGCGCCGATCGGCATGGTGTTCCGCACCGCCTTCATCCTGCATGTCCATCCCTCGCTGCCGGTAAAGACGGTTGGCGAACTGGTGGCGCACTGCAAGGCCAATCCCGGCAAGATCGCCTTCGGATCGCCTGGCACTGGCTCGGTCAGCCATCTCTGCCTCGAAATCTTCAAGGCCCAGGCCGGTATCGACATCCTGCACGTCCCCTATCGCGGCGGCGGTGGCGCGGCCCTTGATCTGCAGGCAGGTCGCATTCACGCGGTGTTCCAGGGCGTGCAGGAGGCCATGGCCTTCATCCAGGCCGGCAACACCCGTGGCCTCGGCGTCTCCGTAAAGAGCGGCGTACCGCTGTTCCCCGATCTGCCGCCGATCGCGAACACGGTTCCGGGCTTCGGCGAGGTGACCTTCTGGCAGGGTCTGTTCGCACCGGCAGCAACCCCGCCTGCCATCATTGCCAAGGTGGGCGATGCGCTCAGCAAGGCGACCGAGGATCCGGCCTTGCGCGCCAGGCTCGCCGCCCAGGGGATCGACGTGCTGACCGGCGATGCCGCGGCTCTCCGCGCGATGCTGGCCAGCGAGACCCAGCGCTGGGGCGACGTCATTCGCACCGCCAACATCAAGCTGGAGTGA
- a CDS encoding hydroxymethylglutaryl-CoA reductase, degradative, with product MSKSPQPAANSRIPGFHRMTTDERRAAVAAFCGLDEESVAQLAMPGNLDAHIADHMIENVVGTIAIPIGVATNMKVDGQDVLVPMATEESSVVAAVCNAAKQCYDAGGFTTSISGTLMIAQIQLLGVSDPQSARIRILERRDEIAAACNACDPLLVKLGGGFRDLEVRVVPTRGGEIVVTHLIVDTRDAMGANAVNTMAEALAPSIEAWTGGRVLLRILSNLADRRLARARAVWPADAIGGPAVRDAMIAAYQFAEADPYRAATHNKGIMNGVSAVVLATGNDTRAVEAGAHAFAARTGRYKSLTNWEVTADGSLAGTLEMPLAVGLVGGATKVHPTARACIKLLGVTTAEQLARIIAAVGLAQNFAAMRVLATEGVQKGHMSLHAKNIAIVVGAVGDEIETLAAILIGRRQVRQDVAEAELAKLRQG from the coding sequence ATGTCGAAGTCCCCCCAGCCCGCCGCGAACTCCCGCATTCCAGGCTTTCACAGAATGACAACCGATGAGCGGAGGGCGGCTGTGGCCGCCTTCTGCGGGCTCGACGAGGAATCGGTGGCGCAGCTTGCCATGCCCGGCAACCTCGATGCCCATATCGCCGATCACATGATCGAAAACGTCGTCGGTACGATCGCGATCCCGATCGGTGTCGCGACCAATATGAAGGTCGATGGCCAGGATGTGCTGGTGCCGATGGCGACCGAGGAATCCTCGGTGGTCGCGGCTGTCTGCAATGCCGCCAAGCAGTGTTACGACGCTGGCGGCTTCACGACGTCGATCTCTGGTACGCTGATGATCGCGCAGATCCAGCTGCTTGGCGTCAGCGACCCTCAGAGCGCCCGCATCCGAATTCTGGAACGGCGCGACGAGATCGCCGCAGCCTGCAATGCCTGCGATCCGCTGCTGGTGAAGCTCGGCGGCGGCTTCCGTGATCTCGAGGTGCGCGTCGTGCCGACCCGTGGCGGCGAAATCGTCGTCACCCATCTCATCGTGGATACCCGCGATGCGATGGGCGCCAATGCTGTGAACACGATGGCAGAGGCGCTGGCGCCCTCCATCGAGGCCTGGACCGGCGGCCGCGTGCTGCTGCGCATCCTGTCCAATCTTGCCGATCGCCGTCTGGCCCGCGCCCGTGCCGTCTGGCCGGCGGATGCCATCGGAGGGCCCGCCGTTCGCGATGCGATGATCGCCGCCTATCAGTTCGCCGAAGCCGATCCCTATCGCGCGGCCACCCACAACAAGGGCATCATGAACGGCGTCTCGGCCGTCGTACTGGCGACCGGCAACGACACCCGCGCGGTCGAGGCGGGCGCCCATGCCTTTGCTGCACGGACCGGTCGCTACAAGAGCCTGACCAATTGGGAAGTGACGGCGGACGGCAGCCTGGCGGGCACGCTCGAAATGCCGCTGGCTGTCGGCCTCGTTGGCGGTGCGACCAAGGTCCACCCCACAGCGCGAGCCTGCATCAAGCTGCTCGGCGTCACGACCGCAGAGCAACTGGCACGAATCATTGCCGCCGTTGGCCTGGCGCAGAATTTCGCCGCCATGCGGGTGCTTGCAACCGAAGGTGTGCAGAAGGGCCACATGTCGCTGCATGCCAAGAACATTGCGATCGTGGTTGGTGCCGTTGGCGACGAGATCGAGACCCTGGCTGCCATCCTGATTGGCCGCCGCCAGGTCCGGCAGGATGTCGCCGAGGCGGAACTGGCCAAGCTCCGGCAGGGGTGA
- a CDS encoding efflux RND transporter periplasmic adaptor subunit: MTIALGLDAASAQQGPPPPPVGIVTVQLEAIPITNELPGRIAPTRIAQVRPRVSGIIVARVFQQGSLVKAGDVLYRIDPEPFRVEVQRSQATLQRAEATRLLAQQQNERTEQLRVRNVASPQQLDSAVAALAQADADVASAKAGLASAQLNLQYADITAPISGRIGRALITEGALVAANGSEALATIQQLDPVYADFTQSATDLIRLRRAVQAGALSAGNPTDEARVRLFMDDGSAYPHPGRLLFSEATVDAGTGQVTLRGEFPNPNGDLLPGMYVRVLIEQGVQQNAIAVPQQAIQRDTAGRAQLYIVKTDDTVELRVVRTSRVVGTRAVIDDGLAAGDRVVVEGFQRLRPGGKVTAQPWTPSGPTAAAPSGSGR; the protein is encoded by the coding sequence ATGACGATCGCACTCGGTTTGGACGCGGCGTCTGCCCAGCAGGGTCCGCCGCCGCCGCCCGTCGGCATCGTGACCGTTCAGCTGGAAGCCATTCCGATCACCAACGAACTGCCCGGACGCATCGCGCCGACGCGGATCGCCCAGGTGCGGCCGCGCGTCTCCGGGATCATCGTGGCACGGGTGTTTCAGCAGGGGAGCCTGGTGAAGGCTGGTGACGTGCTCTATCGAATCGACCCGGAGCCGTTCCGCGTCGAAGTTCAGCGCTCGCAAGCAACCCTGCAGCGCGCCGAGGCCACGCGCCTTTTGGCCCAACAGCAGAACGAGCGCACCGAACAGCTGCGCGTGCGCAACGTTGCGAGCCCGCAGCAGCTCGATAGCGCAGTTGCCGCGTTGGCGCAGGCCGATGCCGATGTCGCCAGCGCCAAGGCTGGCCTCGCCTCCGCTCAGCTCAATCTGCAATATGCCGACATCACGGCACCCATCAGTGGGCGGATCGGCCGCGCTCTGATCACCGAAGGGGCACTGGTCGCCGCCAACGGTTCGGAAGCGCTTGCCACGATCCAGCAGCTCGATCCCGTCTATGCCGACTTCACCCAGTCGGCGACCGACCTTATCCGCCTGCGGCGTGCAGTTCAGGCCGGGGCTCTTTCGGCCGGCAATCCGACGGATGAGGCCCGCGTCAGGCTGTTCATGGATGATGGCAGCGCTTATCCGCATCCGGGTCGGCTTCTCTTCTCGGAGGCGACCGTCGATGCCGGTACCGGCCAGGTGACGCTGCGTGGCGAATTTCCCAATCCCAATGGCGACCTGCTGCCCGGCATGTATGTGCGCGTTCTGATCGAGCAGGGCGTTCAGCAAAATGCGATCGCCGTCCCGCAGCAGGCCATCCAGCGGGATACCGCAGGGCGGGCACAGCTCTACATCGTGAAGACAGACGACACGGTGGAACTGAGAGTCGTGCGCACCAGCCGGGTCGTCGGCACCCGCGCCGTCATCGATGACGGGCTCGCCGCCGGTGACCGAGTGGTGGTCGAAGGCTTCCAGCGGCTTCGACCTGGCGGCAAGGTCACCGCCCAGCCGTGGACCCCGAGCGGCCCCACGGCCGCTGCGCCCAGCGGTTCCGGCCGGTAA